One genomic segment of Rivularia sp. PCC 7116 includes these proteins:
- the psbA gene encoding photosystem II q(b) protein, which translates to MTTTLQRRESASAWEQFCGWITSTNNRLYIGWFGVLMIPTLLSAITCFIIAFVAAPPVDIDGIREPVAGSLIYGNNIISGAVVPSSNAIGLHFYPIWEAASLDEWLYNGGPYQLVCFHFLIGVFCYLGREWELSYRLGMRPWICVAFSAPVAAATAVFLIYPIGQGSFSDGMPLGISGTFNFMFVFQAEHNILMHPFHQLGVAGVFGGSLFSAMHGSLVTSSLVRETTETESQNYGYKFGQEEETYNIVAAHGYFGRLIFQYASFNNSRSLHFFLAAWPVVGIWFTALGISTMAFNLNGFNFNQSVIDSSGRVVNTWADVLNRANLGMEVMHERNAHNFPLDLAAGETAPVAVSAPAING; encoded by the coding sequence ATGACAACCACATTACAAAGACGCGAAAGCGCTTCAGCGTGGGAGCAGTTCTGTGGATGGATTACAAGCACCAATAACCGTTTATACATCGGTTGGTTTGGTGTTTTGATGATTCCTACCCTACTCTCTGCAATCACCTGTTTCATCATCGCATTCGTAGCAGCACCTCCTGTTGACATCGATGGTATCCGCGAGCCTGTTGCAGGTTCCTTGATTTACGGAAACAACATCATCTCTGGTGCAGTTGTTCCTTCTTCTAACGCTATCGGTTTACACTTCTACCCAATCTGGGAAGCAGCTTCTCTAGATGAGTGGTTGTATAACGGTGGTCCTTACCAGTTGGTATGTTTCCACTTCCTAATTGGAGTATTTTGCTACTTAGGTCGTGAGTGGGAATTATCTTACCGCTTGGGTATGCGTCCTTGGATCTGTGTTGCTTTCTCTGCTCCAGTAGCAGCAGCAACCGCAGTATTCTTGATCTACCCCATCGGACAAGGTTCTTTCTCTGACGGTATGCCTTTAGGTATCTCCGGTACCTTCAACTTCATGTTCGTGTTCCAAGCTGAGCACAACATTTTGATGCACCCCTTCCACCAATTAGGTGTAGCTGGTGTATTTGGTGGTTCTTTGTTCAGTGCTATGCACGGTTCTTTGGTAACCTCCTCTTTGGTACGTGAAACAACCGAAACCGAATCTCAGAACTACGGTTACAAATTCGGTCAAGAAGAAGAAACCTACAACATCGTAGCTGCTCACGGTTACTTTGGTCGTTTAATCTTCCAATACGCTTCCTTCAACAACAGCCGTAGCTTACACTTCTTCTTAGCTGCATGGCCTGTAGTAGGTATCTGGTTCACCGCTTTGGGAATCAGCACCATGGCGTTCAACTTGAACGGTTTCAACTTCAACCAGTCTGTAATCGATTCTAGCGGTAGAGTTGTAAACACCTGGGCTGATGTATTGAACAGAGCTAACTTGGGTATGGAAGTAATGCACGAAAGAAATGCACACAACTTCCCCTTAGATTTAGCTGCTGGTGAAACTGCTCCTGTTGCAGTTAGCGCTCCCGCAATCAACGGTTAA
- a CDS encoding S-methyl-5'-thioadenosine phosphorylase produces the protein MTQARIGVIGGSGLYKMDALKDIEEIEVETPFGKPSDAFIVGNLDGTSVAFLPRHNRNHTLLPSELPFRANIYAMKKLGVEYIISASAVGSLKEEVKPLDMVVPNQFIDRTKNRVSTFFGEGIIAHIAFGDPVCNNLAGILASAIASLNLPDVSLHRGGTYVCMEGPAFSTKAESNLYRSWDATVIGMTNLTEAKLAREAEIAYATLALVTDYDCWHPDHDSVTVEMIVGNLQKNAVNAQKVIQETVKSLSQNPPQSDAHSALKYAILAPLDKAPAKTKEKLKFLLQKYF, from the coding sequence ATGACTCAGGCTCGAATAGGGGTTATCGGTGGCAGCGGTTTATACAAGATGGATGCGCTCAAAGATATTGAAGAAATTGAAGTAGAAACTCCATTTGGTAAACCTTCCGATGCTTTTATTGTTGGGAATTTAGATGGTACATCAGTTGCTTTTTTACCCAGACACAACCGCAATCATACTTTATTACCTTCGGAATTACCGTTTCGCGCTAATATCTACGCTATGAAAAAGTTGGGTGTGGAGTATATCATCTCAGCTTCTGCGGTGGGTTCGTTGAAGGAAGAAGTAAAACCGCTGGATATGGTGGTACCGAATCAATTTATTGACAGAACCAAAAATCGGGTTTCTACGTTTTTCGGTGAAGGAATAATTGCTCATATTGCTTTTGGCGACCCAGTTTGCAATAATTTAGCTGGTATTTTAGCTTCGGCGATCGCGTCTCTCAATCTTCCCGATGTTAGTTTACATCGCGGCGGTACTTATGTCTGTATGGAAGGGCCAGCTTTTTCTACAAAAGCGGAATCTAACCTTTATCGGAGTTGGGATGCGACAGTTATCGGCATGACGAATTTAACCGAAGCTAAGTTAGCCAGAGAAGCGGAGATTGCTTATGCAACCTTGGCTTTGGTGACGGATTACGATTGCTGGCATCCCGATCATGATAGTGTAACTGTAGAAATGATAGTTGGTAATTTACAAAAAAACGCCGTCAACGCCCAAAAGGTAATTCAAGAAACGGTAAAAAGTCTAAGCCAAAATCCGCCACAAAGTGATGCACATTCGGCTTTGAAATACGCAATTTTGGCACCTTTAGATAAAGCACCAGCTAAAACGAAGGAAAAATTAAAATTTTTGTTGCAGAAGTATTTCTAA
- a CDS encoding caspase family protein codes for MKRRIFLKRIGSILAVLGVTESSWWTQASRLQQALADNNPRKLALLVGINQYPQIPALKGCLTDVELQRELLIHRFGFQPSDILCLTNKQATRQGIENAFVEHLGKQAKPGDVVVFHFSGYGSRIKTKSLLGGMENALIPVNGTKIIEDSEKIANYLLEDTLLLLMQSLATERATAILDTSYYKPSISQPTGLRSRSWKAPLEGLFLAEEVEFQKQLTKKIAADKLSVLLASSSSSKDLAQEIIFSDFSAGLFTYALTQYLWETTSAKTIQISLSRVGSSMLSLGSFQEPVLLEKNNQTKPLIEKNVLSKPIAGADGAVTSVEDDGKTVHLWLGGIPPQVLEYYGVNSKFTFYSAQSPSTAPLVLRSRNGLKAKATLKQTKNKQIIPKVGGLVRETIRVLPKDISLKVALDDVSLERIERVDATSAFASIERVGSVIAEEQPADYLFGKLPETEVPDTEVNNSMAMSSSSRYGLFTLGGELIPDTLGEEGEALKVAVYRLAPKLKTLLAAKLWKLTQNEGSSGLSVKATLEVINKKLPRTLMQRQTRRTLGMETSGKKTQDISSLGIPTISTGSKVRYRVENTGDRPLYLILLGLNNSKNPIALYPWYKDEESEENSSKPELQQVIIPPGQSLIIPKTTAGFEWVMSGPDFWCETQMVLSTAPFTQTLAALEEGKHSTRETHRISPLLNPLEVAEALLQDLSQASIKKDETQNLSDDSWVWNVNNWVAFNFVFQVV; via the coding sequence ATGAAGCGGCGAATCTTTTTAAAACGAATAGGCTCTATTTTGGCGGTATTGGGAGTTACCGAGTCATCATGGTGGACGCAAGCTAGCCGTCTGCAACAGGCGCTAGCCGATAATAATCCACGCAAGTTGGCGTTATTGGTAGGCATCAATCAATATCCGCAAATTCCCGCACTTAAGGGTTGTCTGACGGACGTGGAACTACAAAGGGAGCTTTTAATTCATCGCTTTGGCTTCCAACCGTCAGATATTCTGTGTTTGACAAACAAGCAAGCAACTAGACAAGGCATTGAAAATGCATTTGTCGAACATCTAGGGAAACAAGCTAAACCCGGTGATGTGGTTGTCTTCCATTTCAGCGGTTATGGCAGTCGGATTAAAACAAAAAGTTTACTGGGTGGGATGGAAAATGCTTTAATTCCCGTCAATGGAACTAAAATTATCGAAGATTCCGAAAAAATTGCTAACTATTTATTAGAAGACACTTTATTGCTGTTAATGCAGTCATTAGCTACCGAACGTGCTACAGCAATATTAGACACTAGTTATTACAAACCCAGTATTTCCCAACCAACGGGATTAAGAAGTCGTTCTTGGAAAGCACCTTTAGAAGGACTATTTTTAGCTGAAGAAGTCGAATTTCAAAAGCAGCTAACAAAGAAAATTGCTGCCGATAAGTTGAGCGTTTTGCTTGCATCTAGTTCAAGTTCAAAAGATTTGGCACAAGAAATTATCTTTTCTGATTTTAGTGCGGGTTTATTTACCTACGCTTTAACACAATATCTATGGGAAACCACTAGTGCCAAAACTATTCAAATAAGTTTATCTCGCGTCGGAAGTTCCATGCTGTCTTTGGGTAGCTTTCAAGAACCAGTTTTACTTGAGAAGAACAATCAAACCAAGCCTCTGATTGAGAAGAATGTATTATCAAAGCCAATTGCAGGAGCAGATGGAGCAGTAACTTCTGTAGAAGATGACGGTAAAACCGTTCATTTGTGGTTGGGAGGAATACCGCCGCAAGTACTGGAATATTATGGAGTCAATTCCAAATTTACTTTTTATTCGGCACAATCACCTTCAACCGCACCTTTGGTGTTACGCAGTCGCAATGGTTTGAAAGCAAAAGCAACATTAAAGCAAACCAAAAATAAGCAAATAATTCCAAAAGTTGGGGGGCTTGTAAGAGAAACCATTAGAGTTTTACCCAAAGATATTAGTTTAAAAGTTGCCCTGGATGACGTTAGTTTAGAACGAATTGAACGAGTTGATGCGACAAGTGCTTTTGCTTCTATTGAGCGCGTTGGTAGCGTGATTGCGGAGGAGCAACCAGCCGATTATTTATTTGGTAAGCTGCCAGAAACAGAAGTTCCCGACACGGAAGTTAATAATTCAATGGCGATGTCGTCTTCAAGTCGCTATGGTTTATTTACTTTGGGAGGAGAGTTAATTCCCGATACTCTCGGAGAAGAAGGAGAAGCATTAAAAGTCGCAGTTTATCGATTAGCTCCTAAACTAAAAACTCTTTTAGCAGCTAAATTGTGGAAGCTGACTCAAAACGAAGGAAGTTCGGGTTTGAGCGTCAAAGCAACTTTGGAAGTAATTAACAAGAAACTGCCCCGTACTTTAATGCAGCGTCAAACAAGGCGAACATTAGGTATGGAAACATCTGGAAAGAAAACACAGGATATTTCTTCTCTAGGAATCCCTACAATATCTACTGGTAGTAAAGTACGCTATCGAGTAGAAAATACTGGAGATAGACCGCTGTATTTAATTTTACTGGGATTAAATAATAGTAAGAATCCAATAGCTCTTTATCCTTGGTATAAAGATGAAGAATCAGAAGAAAACTCCAGCAAACCAGAACTTCAACAGGTAATTATTCCTCCAGGACAATCACTGATAATACCTAAAACAACTGCTGGTTTTGAGTGGGTAATGTCGGGACCAGATTTTTGGTGTGAAACTCAAATGGTTCTTAGCACCGCACCTTTTACTCAAACTTTAGCAGCCCTCGAAGAAGGTAAACACTCTACAAGAGAAACTCACCGTATTTCACCGTTATTAAATCCTTTAGAAGTCGCAGAAGCGCTTTTACAAGATTTGAGTCAAGCCAGTATAAAGAAAGATGAAACACAAAATCTATCTGATGATTCTTGGGTTTGGAATGTTAACAATTGGGTAGCTTTTAACTTCGTATTCCAAGTTGTTTGA
- the sat gene encoding sulfate adenylyltransferase: MSNNLDAIAAHGGQLINRIASPKQKQEFISKADTLPKVELDERAVSDLEMIAIGGFSPLTGFMNESDYKRVVSEMRLASGIAWAIPITLSVTEKVANSFKKGDLIRLDNSKGEFIGVLEFSEKYNYDKKQEAINVYRTDEDKHPGVKVVYDQGAVNIAGDVWLLERKENAQFPKYQIDPAESRKMFREKGWKTIVGFQTRNPIHRAHEYIQKCALETVDGLFLHPLVGATKSDDIPADVRMRCYEILLENYYPDDRVILAINPAAMRYAGPREAIFHALVRKNYGCTHFIVGRDHAGVGDYYGTYDAQHIFDEFEPGELGIIPMKFEHAFYCTRTKQMATAKTSPSKKEERIHLSGTKVREMLRRGESPPAEFSRPEVAAELVRAMRVPVEA; the protein is encoded by the coding sequence TTGAGTAATAATCTCGATGCTATTGCCGCACATGGCGGACAGTTGATAAATCGCATCGCTTCACCAAAGCAAAAACAAGAATTTATTTCAAAAGCTGATACTTTACCCAAAGTCGAACTTGACGAGCGAGCTGTTTCCGATTTGGAAATGATTGCGATCGGGGGTTTTAGTCCGCTGACTGGTTTTATGAACGAATCGGACTATAAGCGGGTAGTTTCAGAAATGCGTTTGGCTTCGGGAATTGCATGGGCGATTCCGATTACGCTTTCAGTAACTGAGAAAGTCGCAAATTCTTTTAAGAAAGGCGATTTAATCCGTTTGGATAACTCTAAAGGTGAATTTATTGGGGTATTAGAATTTTCGGAAAAATATAATTACGATAAAAAACAAGAAGCAATTAATGTTTATCGCACCGACGAAGATAAGCATCCCGGCGTAAAAGTTGTTTACGATCAAGGTGCGGTAAATATCGCTGGTGATGTGTGGTTATTGGAACGTAAGGAAAATGCACAATTTCCTAAATATCAAATAGATCCAGCCGAATCGAGAAAAATGTTTAGGGAAAAAGGTTGGAAAACTATTGTTGGTTTCCAAACTCGTAACCCCATCCACCGCGCTCATGAGTATATTCAGAAATGCGCTTTAGAAACTGTTGATGGTTTGTTTTTGCATCCTTTAGTGGGAGCAACAAAATCAGATGACATTCCGGCTGATGTGCGGATGCGCTGTTACGAAATCTTATTAGAAAATTATTATCCAGATGATAGAGTAATTTTAGCGATAAATCCGGCAGCAATGCGCTATGCTGGACCTCGCGAAGCAATTTTTCATGCTTTAGTTCGGAAGAACTATGGCTGTACTCATTTTATTGTCGGACGAGATCATGCTGGCGTAGGTGATTACTACGGTACTTACGACGCACAGCACATCTTTGATGAATTTGAACCGGGAGAATTAGGCATTATCCCGATGAAGTTTGAACATGCTTTCTACTGCACCCGCACTAAGCAGATGGCGACTGCAAAAACTAGCCCCAGCAAGAAAGAAGAACGGATTCATCTTTCTGGAACCAAAGTACGAGAAATGCTGCGTCGAGGAGAATCACCCCCAGCAGAATTTTCTCGCCCAGAGGTTGCAGCGGAGTTAGTACGTGCCATGCGAGTTCCTGTTGAAGCGTAA